The sequence CACCCTTGGTGTAGTCCGGCCCGAAGTATCGACGGCAGGCGGCAACCACTTCCGGTCGCGGGCATGGGACGCGAGCGGTTCCCCTGGCTCTGTGCAGCAGGAGCATGTTGTGCCCATTTCTCCAGGCGGAAGAGACGGATTCGGGAGCCTGGTGCCGGCCTGCCTTCACTGCAACTTGGACAAAGGGGACAGAAAGGCATGGATTGGGCGGCTCGGAAGGAAGGCGCCGTGCCGTCGCGAGCCGCCTGTCGCGCTCACGGTCTTATGATCTTCTCTCCATTGGAACGCAGTCGGTGGTGGTTTGCTTCTCCAGGCGGGCGCCGCGGCTCTCTACGGCAAGGGTGTCATGGTCGATCAGCAGCGTGGGGCCAGTATCCGTATCTTCCTCATCGATGGGACTCCTCAGGGGATGAGGCTGGTCGAGCGCATCGGCTGGACCGGCTGCTGCCTGAGTTTCTCGCGCTCCGACTACGACCGTGCTCGCCACCGCGCTGAGCTCCAGCGCTCCGGCGTCTACGTGCTGGTGGGGGCCGATCCCCAGGGAGCGCGGCCGGTGAGAATCTACATCGGCGAGGGAGAAGAGGTGCGGATCCGGCTCGATGCGCACGTCAGGGAGAAGGACTTCTGGTCCAGCGCCTTCGTCCTGACAACGAAGGACGACTCCCTGAACAAGGCGCACATCAGGTACCTGGAGGCGCGTCTGATCGCCATGGCCCAAACGGCGCAGATCGCGGGGGTCGAGAACGCGACCAACCCAGCAGCCCTGGGCAGGCTGTCCGAGCCGGAGACGTCGGACATGGAGGCCTACCTCGACGAGGCGCTGATCCTGCTTCCGCTTCTGGGGGTCACAGCGTTCGAAATCTACGACGAGCCCGCCGCGTCCACGGCGGCGCAGGTGACGAAGAACGATCAGGCGCGGATCGCCGGCCAGCGCTACCGCTTGACGACCCAGCTGACCGAAGCCGAGGGATACAGCGACTCACGGGGCTTCGCCGTCCTCGCAGGTGCACTCGCCCGCAAGGAAACGAAGGTCATGGTTGCGGGCTACCAGAGAATACGTGAAGAGCTCGTCGCCGAAGGCATTCTGGTGAGCGTCAACGACCGGCAGTACCGGCTGGCCAGAACCTTCATCTTCGACAGTCCCTCCAGTGCTGCCAGCGTGCTGGCCGGCGGCAGCAAGAACGGCCGGACGGAATGGAAGGACGACCAGGGCCGGACCATCAAGGAGAACGAGGAAGCGACCGCCGCGTCCCCGGCGTGAAGTGGGGCGGTCCGACCGGGACCCTGCCGAACGTACGCCTCCCCGTGCAGTACCTGAACCAGGAGCCGTCCCGGTCTGCGGCTTCCCCCTGCTTCGGACAGTGGCTCGGAGAGGGTTCCCGGTCCATTGGCCGCCTCCTGGGCCAGGAAATGCGCAGCGAAGGGCCGGCAGCGCCGCTCCTGGCGGGGACTCGACCCGGGCGTGGGTCCACTACGCAGATCTGCGGGCCTGCGGCTGCTCTCCTGTGCTTTCGCGGGTTCAGCGCCCTTCGGGAAGCAGTGCCAGAAGGCTGCACCAGGACTGCATCCGGGACAGCTCTGCTGTCGCCTTGGCTGTCCTGCCGAGCCGCTTGTACCGGATGACTCCGGTGAGCGCCCAGACGAGCTCGTCATCACTTGCGAACCGTGCCAGGTCACGGAAGGCGCGCAGACGGGTGATGGCTTCCGCGGGCGTCTGGTTCATGGTTTGCGCGGCCTGCAGGGCGGTCCACCGGCGCACGTGATCGGTGGACAGGACGGGGGTGTTGTCGTACGTCCATGAGAGCTGGGCACGAAGATAGGCCATCATCTTCGCCTCGCTGTCCTGGGGTGCTGTCGTGAACGCGTGCCAGGGAGCAAGGGGGCCGGACAGGGTGTGGACTCCGTCCTTCTGGTGCACGGTGAAAGTGAGCTTGTCCACGTGGCGTGGCAGGTAGGTGCGGATGAGAGCTGCATGGACGGAGAGCGTCGGAGCAGATTCTGTCCGGGCCTCCACCGTCCAGTGCCTCTCCCCTGGTGTGACAGCGACGTCCTGGTAGCTCGAGTTCTCCAGCATGATGGTGATCATCTGCTCGGGGGTGAGGCCCAGCGTCTGCCACAGGTCTTCGGTGGCGAAGTTGGTGTATCCCAGCTCGCCCATGGCCTGCCACAGCGCTAGTTGGCAGGCGTGGATGCTTTCATAGCCCTGGAAGACGCCGTCGATGACATCGCGCCACGCGATGGTGCGGGTGCTCTTCTTCCGCTCGATCACTATGCCGGTGTCGTCGTAGTGGACCAGGGCGTGGGCGCGGCCGGTGCGCAGGTCGTTGTCCAGCCCGTCGAGGAGGCCGTGAAGGCTCGGCTCCTGTTGTGCTGCGGTGATGAGCTCGGTGGCGTTCTTGTGCCGCAGGTCCCTGTATGCGGCTGTCTTGCGGCCGCAGGCCAGCAGGAGGGCGGTGGCGATGACCTGACCTGGCCCTTCGACCTGTGCCAGGGCGATGCTGAGCAGGGCTCGGCCCGCCTGTCGGGAGTGTGTGGCATGGTCGACGGCATGGACGGCTTCCATCGTGCCGTCGAACAGTTCGTGCAGGGCCCGCTTGAAGTCACCTTCGAAGACCGGTTCTTGTGCGAGTGCGCGCAGAACCTGGGGGTTGGAGCGGAACACGTCGTAGGCGAGGCGGATGACCTCACAAAAGCGGTCTGGGTCGAAGATGCTCTGGGCCAGTACCTGCCCGACGGCGAGCATGACTCCGGAGCCGTTGACGCCGCGTGAGGATGTGATGTCCTGCAGCTGGTCCCGGGCTGCTGCGTCCAGGGCCAGCAGATCGGGAACCTCGAAGGTGCGTAGTGCGCGAGCCAGCAGGATGGTCTGGATCCGCGCGGTGTCCCGCTCGGCAAAGAAAAGTTCCGCTCCGTCCGCAGCGTCGTTGGCGGTCTTGATGAGGCCCGCGGCGCGGTCGAGGTGGCTTTGGGCGTGTGTGCCGTGTTTCTGTGCCTCGAGCGGGGTGGCGGCCAGCAGTGCGGCAAGGTAGGCGTCGATCATCGAGGTCAGCTCGGCGACAAGCTCACGCAGGATGGTGAGCCGTACTGTCAGTGGGCGTCTGGCGTCCGTGTTGTGGACCAAGGTACGCAGTTCGGTGAACTCGGCGACGCAGGCTTTGAGGTCTGGCGCTCCGCACTCGGTAGCCTGTGCTGCCTCTGCTACGGCTGTGAAGAAGCCGCTGTGCCATGT is a genomic window of Streptomyces sp. YPW6 containing:
- a CDS encoding HNH endonuclease, encoding MPISPGGRDGFGSLVPACLHCNLDKGDRKAWIGRLGRKAPCRREPPVALTVL
- a CDS encoding GIY-YIG nuclease family protein — its product is MVDQQRGASIRIFLIDGTPQGMRLVERIGWTGCCLSFSRSDYDRARHRAELQRSGVYVLVGADPQGARPVRIYIGEGEEVRIRLDAHVREKDFWSSAFVLTTKDDSLNKAHIRYLEARLIAMAQTAQIAGVENATNPAALGRLSEPETSDMEAYLDEALILLPLLGVTAFEIYDEPAASTAAQVTKNDQARIAGQRYRLTTQLTEAEGYSDSRGFAVLAGALARKETKVMVAGYQRIREELVAEGILVSVNDRQYRLARTFIFDSPSSAASVLAGGSKNGRTEWKDDQGRTIKENEEATAASPA